A stretch of DNA from Diadema setosum chromosome 10, eeDiaSeto1, whole genome shotgun sequence:
AGCTGGAGCTCGAGGGGGACAGTCTCCGACGGCGAGACTGCAGTAGGTTcacctgtaggcctactgtagtgCCTTCAAAATGGTAGTTTTATAACTTTTTGAAGCTCTGCGTCTTCTCTTCTGCGAAGGATCACAAACCAGTCTTGATGGAGTTCCCTAGATCTGGTAAAATACCTCAAAATTGTGCGATGGAGAAGGTGCGACGACAGTCTACAGCCGTGTGATGAATACCTTTTCAGTGATATGCGAATAAAAGTGTGCGAGAAGCCATCCGGTCATTTAAAAATGGCGGAGTATTGTTATTCTCTGCGCTGATTGGATAGGGTGTTCGAGAGCAACGTTCTCATTGGCTTATCTCGACGCGGCTCTTTAAATCTTACGATGCCTCAATGAGAGATCTGTGCATTGACGTACGTATAAAGACCGTGCCAAAACTATCGCTGAAAGATTGAAGATATCCCATTGCACCGAAGGAACACTCTGAATCAGGATCCATCGAAATCTGAAAGgtattttttcaatttcttttcgtACCAATCATGTGAAAAATTATTTGTCACAAGTAAATTAGTCTATTTGATATGGAATTGGAAACACTGCCATCGCGAAGCGTGGCTATATTGCATGGTCCCATACACTTCAATTCGCGAGGTAGTTTGTTGTTTTACTTTAGAGCGTAAGGATTCACGAAAGAATTTAACGTTACGAATAATGAATTAATGAGCTTTCAGATTGAGATTAAGATCACAAATAATGTGATGTAAGGATCCTTGTTTTGACAATGAATGCAGTAAAGTTGTAAACAAAGATATTTCGTGAGCAGGTGCAGGTGAGTATGAATGGATCTAATTCCCTCAATTATACTTTATAGGCCTGTAATTACTAGTAGGCCCTATCTAACGTTATAGTCTATGATGAAACACCCAAGTGAAATGTTTGTACAGACAGACTTAGGGCCTACTAGTAGTAGGacctatgtaggcctatttggaAATTCCTAACAATGAATTATTGTGATATGGTGTCTCTGTTGCCCAAGTTGCTTGCCATAAGCTGCCTAGGGCCTATATCTTCTTTTGTTATCAGTCAATATTTACCAAGATTTATAGAACTAAACAAAGAGCCCTTCTCTGTAGAAATTTTTGAGTGATTGTGTCCAATCTACATGTGGGGATTTATggttctttctctttctttccttgctgTTAATCTTCATCATTCCATGATTTCTTCATTATTCTCATCTGATTTCATTCTGATTTCGATTTGATATGGCTAGTCGAGGGAGTGAAGAAATGCTTTTGAGAACTGTGAAATTCATTAATcaatgtttttttgtgtgtttttttaactttcttatgtgtttttttttttttttttttttttttttgaaatcagaCTACAGATTTAGTGTATTATGAGAGATTGTCTGCGACCATTTTAGTTTCTTACCTTGTTTATTACCACTCAGGTGAGTCGCTGTCACCAAGTTTGGGCCAATGTTGGATGCGGCCCTCGTCCACGTCATCAGAATGGTTCTTCAGCTGCTGCGGTTGGCTGATGAGCCCCAGGAGGTAATAATTAGACACAAAGTATTCATCTAGATCAAACACAATTTGTAATGAGCATGAGGCTTGACAGTTTAGTGAAATAAAGGCTGGCTTGACAACAATGAATCCCAACTCCTCAGTACTGATGTTTATAAATATGTTGCTCCTCAAAATGAAGACAGAATGATCTATTGATAATCATAAGTTTATATTGTATCATACAATTATTGATACTctacttgttactgacatattatgttatgggtaatattgaatcccctgccttctgaaagaggtacaAGGTCAAGTGCTCTGTTATGCAAGGAAAGTAAACATACATGTtggattttctttacatttcataACTTCAGTCAtcctatgcatgtgacatcacaagctgtagttgtcttctcatccaggggtggcggcactgaaacttcaaaaattcataatttgagcggattgtccaattttcccccaattttcactgatgtgttctatcaatAGCTGCTTCTCCCATATGAAGGTTACGgtaacttgtcctttaagttcaCTGAATATAAAGACGTATTTGAAAATTCTGACACCCTTGAGCAAAGTGTTTGTcgtctaataataataataataatagctttGCTCATACTATactattctttcttttctctccacCTTAACTGCATGTAGGTCACTATGGGTTCTTCTCAGTGTCAGAAACGGCAGAAGAGGCGACGTCGCAGCCTGGTGCGAGCCATAGGATCAAGGCTGCCCCTAGCCCCCATCCACCGTGTCCACTTTCAGGTAGGTTGAATGATGTCATGGCATTCAAGATCAAGGGGCCAAGATTTGTGCAACACTATCTGTGGTAACAgatgaaaacagacaaacaagttgCACAATTCTTTGCATCAGGTTTTTATACAAATTGCATTAATATATTTGGATCTTTTGAGCCAACTTCTAGAAAAGAATTGCAAAACTGTACCGTGTATATTTAGTGTACACTTAAAACTCAATTTTTCATTAGACCTCGATCCTGTTGCAACAAAagatacacatacaatgtatggttAAAACATAAGTCAGACAATCAAATGTAGTTCCGGTATCATCCtgtcagaattgagtattcagtgacttatgtttgatctcaGCTTTTATACTAAATAGAGTCCagctggtctttttttttttgggggggggggggttatcaaGTCAAGAGGTTggttttgaatgattttcttgtCTTGACACTTTTCACTACTGAcactgaataataataataataataataatggagtcTTGTAATGCGCCATGTCTGTCACACAGTGGCACTCCTGGCGCAGAAAGGTAAGACCTCCTCTCACATTGTTCTTAATTTTCTCCTTATCCAAATAAATTTCATTATGTAAAGCTGACCAGCTAGGGCTTTCTTATTAGCATTAAAAAATGTATTGTGGTATGAAATTCAAGAAATGTTATCTGAAAGCTTTGATCCTTTAGACCTTTTAGCAGTATTTCTtcattgggaaaaaaaatgcatgcaattcTAAAACTAGAAGTCCTGTCCAAAGCTTTAAGACAGGAAGAGGAGGTCTGTCCTCTATTTCTATCATGAGTGGTTGAAGCAATCTACTTGTGTGGAACGTGTCACTGCAGATTGTGCGCCGATCTGAGCCGCCGCCCTGGCTGCACCGCCAGCCCCAGTTCTACGAGGAGGACTGCGCCCCAGTTCGGATCCCATCCCTGTCAGATCTCCCCTGGTTGCTCATGGCCACGCCAGACAAGGAAATCCGATCTAGGTGAGCACAAGACCAACGGGATTTATCCAATATAGTAGAAGGAATTTGTGCAATTTTAACCATGTGGAGATTAGTCTGTCAGTGCACATCATTTTTTAGTAGATGTACAACTTGTATCTTTATGATCACACATTTGTCACAAGGCAGTGGTTTGAAAGtcaaaagcaaagaagaaaaaatgaaataattcttTGCAATGATTATACTGCGTAAACTTGATGTATTATTTAAGGTGTATATGTGCAAGTTTCACATTTTTGaaccaaaatatgatttttactgcctccgccaacgaagtggccagaggcattatgttttcgggtcgtccgtccgtccgtacgtccgtcccgttttgtttttgttgatatctcaagaaccatgaggtggttttgcatcaaacttggtatgagggtatatcctggggggataatactttgtttcgattttagggtcacggggtcaaaggtcaaaggtcacaggttattttgtgaaaaaaaggttgaaatttcatgtttttctccatatctcgcaaatgggtcaaggtatcttcatggaacttagtatatatgcatgtaccgataggcagtgattatctagggaagttgggggtcatggggcaaaggtcagggggtcaaatgtcgaggtcaactcctcaaaatatcactacttttcttatatttatgcaatgcctgaaggattttttttaaaacttgatgtatgcatgtataacccaatatatattctgtgggaagtttcttgccaaaaggtcaaaggtcaagtgaaagtgctaaattgcacttcttcctccatatctcaaaagtaactcaaggtattatcatgaaacttacatatttatgcatgttctgcctaacagtgattctctttggaactgtggggtcaaaggtcaaaggccaggtttagataatactattttaccatttgatactgaaattatactttttctcaataccttgacaattactcattgatgcataaacttgtaaaagggtcaaaagtcaagtgaaaatcatcagttcccccaaatacctgcactctgacgttttaatcattcatccaattgaacctagttctaggaaagtgaacattcagcacatttgtggcaaacctgtcattttgatattttgccaattgtgtgaaactgtcatcacacattgtcaagacattgtactatagacctattaggagaaccatgcattatggcggaggcatacaccagtcgccgtagcgacatttctagtttttaatttttaatttttaattttttttttggagggggggaggggtcatTTACTGCacattgcattttttcttgtaattttcAGAGGTTAGCAGCCATATATTCTCACTCACAGTATTTGTACTTGTCCTGCATTATATATGAAACATAGGTCAGAATGCAGAACCATTGGCAGAAAGAAGCGGAGGAAGACCATAGCGGTGCGCCCCCTGAACCACACCCCACCCCGCCACTCCTCCAGCCCCCAGACACCGATGTCTCGACACAACTCCCTCCCCAGCAGCCCCAACTCCAGCTTTGCTGCCACGCCCACGGTTAGGGGCGTGGACCTCTCGGAGACCAGTCCCACCAAGGTGGATGATCCTGTTGCCATGAAGAAGATCAGTGCGTTGGAGGATGAACTAGAGAAGCTAAGAGCGCAGATTGCCATGATTGTCACATTACAATCAACATCAGCAGGTGACTTTCTTGTACTATTGTTTCTGTATGAGAGCCAAAATATGCCACTTTATTGTACAATGGCACTTGGTTTGCTGAAATACAGGCAAGCATTACATATTGACAAGCCAATGAGATGTTTGTAACCATGGTGAGCTCTTCTTCCACAATCTTTTCGTAGCTTGAACATTGTGTGTtgtaacttaaagggatggtattagtattggttgagatgaggatccagcttttaactttttatagGAACCAATTTTTATTGATATGGAATGTTaaacaattctaagaggaattaaaatcCATAGATGAAAACCGGTGTTGAAACACAAAGCGATCCTTGTAAAAGATTGGTCCCGCCTTTTATGAGGgtagctttgttttggatatatctcagccatttcaaaaccaatgttcatcaaataaactttgaattcctcttagaattatatgttctaacatatttcataagaggtttctcatcatctcaaaaAATTATCTTCCAAACAACATtcaaaacctgaagccccatctcaccAAATTGTAGGAGGATGTCAGTGTATCCTCTTTGGACATGACAATCTCTAGTGCTTAGTTTATTTGtttaacaagaaataaaagataTGCAACAGAGCCCTGCACATCAAAGCTCTGTAGAATTTTGACTGCCATGTGTTACatcagtggatttttttttttttttcattaataagAAAATTCTTATTGGGTTGGAGCAAAAATAAGAGAAACAAGCATCACAAAAGAAACCAATTCACAAACAAGTTTATCAATATCTCTCTTGGTTGAATGGAGTAGAAAAAGTGAAACCTAATACCCAATTATGAGGGAATAACTATTTCATAGCAGCAATCATGAAGTAGCTGCCATCGGAATAAGATGGTAATTCAATTAAAATGATCCCAGGTTTCATCTGTAATTAGAATTTTACTTCCAGAAGTGAAAAGACATACTTGcatgctgttttcttttttatgttgcAGATTCAGGTTTCTCAACACCAGCCAGCCGCATGAGCCTAGCCCCTGTCATGGCCacacctccccctcctcccccacctCCATTCCCTGCTGGGGCACCccctccacccccacccccttgtggggcacctccccctcccccacccccaccaccacctGTTTCAACTCCGAAGCTGAATGCCATCGAGCTCATCAAACAGGTGAGAAAAAAAGGAACGAAGGCAAATGATATAGTTCTGAATATTTCTTGCTCTcagtaccaaagtgtgatgtcatagccattcattgaCATGGAAACTTGCACAAAACAACCTCACCTGCCCAATATCAACACTATTggtgttaacctgttgaggacgagtcccgagcatactcgggcaggggtctgtGGAAAATgtctgttgtagcaaaattagcccgtcctcaacaggtttaaGGGAtcaaatagttttggttgagacctaacatCAGACCTGGTgggatagtgagaaacctcttatgaaatataaaagagcatgtaatttcaagaaggagtcaacgtttatttgatgaatatttgtCTTGAATtagccgagatatccaaaaaaagcgatcctaataaaattgacaggccatgacttttattaggatctctttgctcttccttgtttcaaaaccgattttcatcaaataaacttttgattccccttagaattgtatgctctttaacatttcatagagtggtttctaaatacatgtacatgtatcttacaaaacattacaagctgaatccttacctcaaccagtgctgtacagtccctttaataatgCTCACACATTgttccaacccaagctataGCAATAGACGACATCATCATTTTGATTCTCTATTATGTTCAGCTTTTGTCAAAATCTTTCAACTACAATCCACATCACAACATTGCATTCCCCTGTCTGATGAAAacgaagaaacaaagaaagtgcACATGtatgtggaattccttttaagGACATCTATTTTTGCTGTATTCACCCATTCGAGTAGTGTTCATATGTGTCTGATATTGCCATACATATTTCAGCcatgcataatttttttttttctcaatcagTCTTAGTTTACATAGTGCTTATCACTTATTGTTTGTATTCACCACATTCATTTACATTTGTAAATGGTTTATGGTTCATAAAGACTTGGTCGCTTCCTAAGAATTAGAGAGGACAAAGAAAGAATCAACTTCAGCAAGAGTTGCACATTTTCAAAATACTCAGCTTGGGCTAtctgtgaaataaaaatcatgctATGCTAGTTACTGTTTCATTAACTCTTTTTTGCTTGCTTTCCTCTCGGTGATCACAGAACCGCgataagaacaagaacaagcCCAAGGCCCAGGCCGGGAGCGGGATGCCCAACATGGCCGACGTTCTCAAGGGACTCGGGACCGTCAAACTGAAATCTGTTGCGAGGTAAGCTAACCTCTGACCCATGGTTTGTTCTCGAGTTCTTCAAATTCTCTCTCCTTCGTATGACTGAATTCATAGCTTGTAAAGAATTACACGTGTAGTAACTCTCAACAAAATTCATAAGTTCCACAGCTTAAAAATGAAATGGCaagtttgatttttaaaatcagACTCTTGGTGTCATTATTCGATGCaatgtctttgttttgtgtgtttgtatatttgtaaaTGAAATTACAGTGCAATTCCTTCCTATTACCACAGCAAGACTAGTTTCGCTTTAAATACCTGAACTCTTGTCTTGGTCAGGATTTAGACTATGAAGTCTAAGCTTCTGATCAAATTTACTTCGTTGTGACTTATTTAACTCTTATGTTGCTTTGTGCCAGCTTTCTTAGATGGTATACTGTTTGAATTAGCCGTGGGAGACACATGGTAAAAAATCAGTTTCATGGGGCCTTCTTTTTTCGTTCATCTTGTTGACCCCAGTATTAATTACTTGAACAGCCCATTCCATCCTTAAATTTCTCAGATTGGGCatgacttgacctttgaccttttccATGTCACAGGTCACCCGGAGGCACACCCATCCGCCAGCCACCCAGGCAGACTGACCACACGGACCCGGCGTCCATCATCGCTCGGGCCCTCAAGAAGAAGTTTGCCCAGGCCCGACTCAGCTGCAGCCCCACGGCCAACAAGGAGAACATGGGCTCACCGAGCAGCAAATCCAGTCCTGCAAAGCACAACAGCCCTATAAAGGTACCATTCTAGAATGTGGGATCATAGGAGAAGTGctattgatgtacaatgtagctgaaAGTaatattaaccctaactaggccgggctatttaggtagatcatagagccggggggcctcccaggccccccctccagatctcggccgtcgaccgcgcgatcgcgacgaaaattggcacacacattgcctatggtgtaatctaaagtactacgaagttagatttttaaaaaattgtcatttatgctaaattatgctaatttatgcataatgatgctgaaatcggacaatttggtataaatcactaaataaagctcgaaatgggcacatttttttgtgtaaatattctttttagtgtcctaagcaaatataagaaaaaaaaaaattgagctatctgaaaaaaatttcttaagtattttattgtttttttgaatttcttatgtatttctttgttttttttactttatgtttttcattgttttttcgatgaaacttgtccgcgacattgttccgaacaagaaaatgtgttattaattgattttaatcaataaaaccccaaaataatcatgcttttatgaaatttgactgtaagcacagtttccattgaaattgtacccgaattcacgtttttgagtaATTTTTggtatgacatacatgtacatatttatgcgaaacttcggaaccgcgcgcccgggcattgcaaatttggtgtcaaaagatgcgggagactcgacagaaaaaagtcatgaaacgtcgcggcgatagcttttcacgttagcgatacatcgcacggaacgtcgaggggggggggcctcggaggccacccccccccccccccccccccggcctagttagggttaaaggcataatttaccatttgcagatgaaaccaaAAACCAGCactagtgctttgaaatagttctaaaatgtgagttagggatagaaacaattaatgtaaaaatttgaattggtaTAATCGATGTTCAGTATTGTTAAATGCACaaagtgtgaacaatagttataataaaaatgtttccagactaaacagtctacagttatggtttatagagaaaaatactgatatctccttatatttaaggctttattgcaaaaatcttatatggttggatgttttgtggtacaacagacctacgcatatgcatcaaatgtgatatcttgaataaaCTTTTCAAGTTACCTTGTCTCGTCTTACACatttttgtacagaaaatttagTTTGCATGCAGTAGTTGTACTACACATGTAATTGTAGGTCAGGCAAATTTAACCATAGAATTCCACCATACTCTATGTGGCTCACCCAGTGATATTTATTCTGAAATTTGAATGTGACTGCAAACCATTCTAATGGAAAGCTCTATCCAGAGACCTCTTTGTTGTACTTACACTCATTAATATACAGCATCCGCTATGAATTTGTCTCCCTATTGTGCATGACAAAAGTTTAGACACATTTCACCTGCCCAGCGGAAGGGGCCCTAGCATGAAATTTCACCCCCAAACTGAATTTTTGTGAGACATAATTTGACAAAGTTTTGAAagctttttcataataatgtgatcatcatttttgtgtcattttttgaACCCGCAAGCTTCGGCGCCCTTATGCCGGGCAGGCACCGATTTCTTGTTAGTCTTATCCTCCTCTTTCTTTCAATGGTTTCCCACTGTTAGTTTGGACCCCACCTCCTGAAGCCCACCAACAGAGCCAAGCCTAACATCAGGCAGCCCCGCCCCCTGGCTGACGTCAATGCGTGATGATTGGCCTCCGAATGGACCAATGGCAAATTAGTGCCCCCAACTTTGTCGATCCTATACATATGCGAGACATGGACTCCTGCTTTGACCGTCAACCAGTAATGGTGCAGGTTGATGGGCAAATTGTGATGAATCAGACTTCAGAAATGATGCGAATCAAAAGCACGAGAGGGGAGCTGCCTTGGAGATCGGACTCCAGTTATTTCTGAGAGGAGTGGATAAGTTATGCATCAGACAGTGGGACGGACAGCAGCCCTTGAGTCACTTCAGTACATCATTGATCCCCAGGGGCTGACGTAGGGCAACCAACTCTCAGACTGTGGCCACACCATAAGTAATTACCCCGTTGGACAAGCTTTGCCACTAGGACAACTTGCCCTGACAGTATTCCCTGGCTATAATTGTCCTACAGGGTTGATTGTCTGGGaatggttgtcatggaaatTTTTTAAAGATGAGGGAAGGTGGAAGTACCTCACTGCCTTGTCAATACCAAGTTGACGAAGAACCTATCATACAAATTAGTATTTAGAATTTCATCTGCGTCAAGGCCTAGACACACCGAGCACGGTAATGGCAACAgttccccccaccccctttttttttttttttttgctatggtACGCCAAAAGGAgccatgtctggttctgtttattaaaaaaaaaaaaaatcaacagttcAGTACAAAATCACCCCAACTTTtattatgtcaaaatcaagagcaacaaaatcaCCAGTTGATTTTGTAACAAATTTATTAGCGGCGAAGTGGTATTGTAACAGAACctgacatggttccttttggtgCACCatagcaccaaaaaaaaaaactgaaccaTTGTCGTTACCTTGCTCTGTGTGCCGAGGCCTAAGTCCAGTTGTGTGATAAACACATTGTGATATCTTCCACCTCACTTCATTTAAGTTGCAGAAAATAGCTGATCATAAGGCAAGTCCACATTGTAGCTCATCCTAGTTAACATCCGTAtacttgattttctttttcttacaagGCTTTCATTAACCTGTGCACAGAACAGAGCACATCCCTATGTATGCAGGGGTGGCTAATCATTAGATATGACCATTGGATGTGTTTTGCATGGTTCAACAAATCATCCTTTCCTATAGTGACAAAGTGACCAACTTGTCCTCAACACAACTCAGTTTTATCTTCCAAAAGTAATCAGAAATTTGGTACACTTGAAGCATACAGGAAAACTTGATGTAAGATGGCATATAATGGAGTTACCtatttacatgttgtacattgtgCCACTACACTCTTATGCGGTTCCTATACAATCTATAGAACTAATTCCTTTGTTTACCTTTTTTCTTAATTTATAGCTATTTGTATTTagcaaagacaaaaaacaaatatgtaAACTTTACAAATTTGGCAATCCCATGACCAAgttatactatttttttttctccacttgGCTTCCAGCCATATCATCAGCAACATTGAACCAGGAAAGGCATAGATTCCAGTGAATTATTTCTAGAGGTGAAACACAATCACTCCAAATGGCATCCTTACTTCATCCATGACCTCCCCCATCATGATTTATCTTGCATCAACATGTTGGTCCTCACTGagtattttttgtgtgtgtgtgtctgtgcgaaTGCATTATGGAAGTGTGTTTGGCATATTGTCCTGTTCACTGTTGTATTGAAAGTCCCGGACAAATATCTCAATTATTTTAGATGAGGTGTTCCGTGGTGAAATAAAGTGGTTCACGATGATGCAGTGTGTTATATCAGATGGTGACACGTTGTTCCCCAGTCATGTTGCAATATGTTAGTTTTGCAAAAAATATGTTCATGTCTATATTTCGTGTGTTTTTGTATTGACTTATGGGAGATGATGTATGAGGCAGATTAATCATAGCCAGTTCAAAAGTAATATGCACTTGGGGAAATATAGaggtaaatacattgtataacaatAGTGTTCAGGCAAAAGCATCTTATCGTTTCTAGCTACACATAGACGGACAGATCCGTCTGTCGGGAGGAGTcttatttttttgacgttatcgctctcctccgtataggaggggatccgcgaagccagacgcagtctccacgAATCATATCCCCGATGATCAAATACAGACCAATCTTTGGGTCTACTATCTATGGTGCTAATGGATGCTAGCCAATTTTACAATTCATGAATACTCCTCACGAATGAAGTGGAGTGTAGACCAGCCAGGCTTTATTCCATTGTCATTATCTTTTAACAGAATCTACCTACATGTGATTGTTTTATTGCAAGAGGGAAAATGAAACTTTTTAATGGGAGATAATACCATGTGAACTtttatttactctttttatccACTGGTTTAGAATATGTTTTATACTTTTTTAAATTCATACTCGAATATGGAGAAGATTATATCATGGAGCTTTGGATGAAACTTTGGCTTTCGATAGATGAGTTTACATACATTTGAGTCACTATAGAAAGGCAATCCAATTTAGCCTTGTATGTTTgtctaaaaaagaaaacaaaaaaatcatgcaaaattttaGCAGTGTgtgaacaataatgataaatgtgatacagtggactcccattataatgaagcgttcgggaccagcagttttctttcaatatatcaaaatttcgttataaccgaacaaataacaataaaaatacatagtgCGGATAATGTTACAACCTgaattgttatttcattgtaaccggaatttcgttataatggaaGTGCACTGTATAGCCTGTGTACAAACTAATGACGTAGGCCTATTTACTAGGGCAAGCAACACAACATTATGATCAAATTGTAGAATTGTATGTATTGGTGTGTAATTATGAAACATGCTGATAGTATTTTATTTTGCAGGACAGATGCAGCATAGTATTCTGTTGTCAAGTTTACGCAATCAAGTTTCTTCTAGGTACAAGTGTAGGCCAGATTCTCagctttgtttcttgttttgttttgttttgttttgttttgtttttaattcggTAAACTAACTTGCCAACCGCTGATTaagtcattgaaaaaaaaggaaagaaagaaagattgcCGGATACTTCTCTTCTGAATGTCCCACTACAACGTATGATCTGTATGACTAATTTTCTCAGTGCTGTGCTAGGGCTGTATTGACTGCATGAACAATCAAATGATTAGTGTTTGTGTTTACAAGATGTTGCTCCTGCCACAGAACCACCAATAACTTCACGAGACTACTTTTGGttcaagggggagggggggggggggaataaagtGAAATGTTGATCAATGATGTTTATTGTAcccaaaaaaggggaaaatattgTAGTGTTTTTCTACGTAATTTCCCTTTGATATTTTGAATCCAAAATGAAACTGGGCTTCAGCGATAAATGCACAGTCTGCTCTATATAGATAAGACAAAATAAGACCTAGTATTTCTACAACTTTGAGATGGTCTTGTGGGATATCATATGTGTTATGACTAAGAGGATGCTGCTGCTTTCAACATTGTCACTGTTTGTGTCTCTTTTAGATTACCGTTGTATATATATTCAGAGGAAATAAAGATCAAAATTGCACATTTTATTGTACATAAGGCACTTGAGTCTCGACCCTCTTGTTAGTTTGTCGTTATGGATGTATCTTTATGCAGGAGGTATTGTGTAGTGTGGAATGAAGATGATCTTAT
This window harbors:
- the LOC140234227 gene encoding mitochondrial fission regulator 1-like translates to MLDAALVHVIRMVLQLLRLADEPQEVTMGSSQCQKRQKRRRRSLVRAIGSRLPLAPIHRVHFQIVRRSEPPPWLHRQPQFYEEDCAPVRIPSLSDLPWLLMATPDKEIRSRSECRTIGRKKRRKTIAVRPLNHTPPRHSSSPQTPMSRHNSLPSSPNSSFAATPTVRGVDLSETSPTKVDDPVAMKKISALEDELEKLRAQIAMIVTLQSTSADSGFSTPASRMSLAPVMATPPPPPPPPFPAGAPPPPPPPCGAPPPPPPPPPPVSTPKLNAIELIKQNRDKNKNKPKAQAGSGMPNMADVLKGLGTVKLKSVARSPGGTPIRQPPRQTDHTDPASIIARALKKKFAQARLSCSPTANKENMGSPSSKSSPAKHNSPIKFGPHLLKPTNRAKPNIRQPRPLADVNA